cccgcccaaatATTGAGATATGAGAGAAGAAATCAAGACGAGTAAATATGTGGTATCCACAGTCAGCTCTTTATTTGAGGACAAATCATCAAATAACGAAGTAAATATAGCACGTTATAAATAATACCAGcatgaacgtccggctaaaccCGGACTAcaggctttttttggtgttcgcttcgcccGCCTTCAGcgatcaatgaaaaataacagtagcgacttttttgtgaaattagaattgtctTTCTCTAATAACGccttcttcaatttctaaCCCGAAAATTTGACATAGATGAGAGATTtaataaatttcttctcaaatgcgccagtactacatttggagagcaatcaaacttaattttacgtctatgtttctctgaaaCCTTCACAATTTGgtaacattattcgaagtatgagtttcctccactctcaactattagcaacacactcatgggttttaaaattttacgcctgtgacagtaatagaaaagagtctcctgatttcGGAGGAAAGCCTGTATGGTAGCCCcaggaaagacggggttgcaggagtcatataggctaccgaaacggaaaaggactaggatgacgatctgtacttataacacacgtacgcttgcatcggaagcggccatcgaaaaTCTGAGggtgcaagccaagaagattaagtacgacgtcaccctctcaacgccgtatatgaaactggtgaagaactgttcttaggaaggTCATAAtaggcgatttcaacgccaaagttgccccaagaagaacgcccgaggaacttcacatcgggaacCACGGCCTACAACGAAATGAACAGGGGGAGAAGCTCTCCgcgttcatcatgacgactaagactatccatgggaactcgcaattccagaagccctccccCCTACGCTGGACGAGGGTGTCACCCGATGGAGAGTTTCGTAATGAAAtcgaccacatcatcgtcagtaaaaggttttgacTGACgaatgtcgctgttgtgccaaagttttatacggtatcggaccatcgcctcctccgggAAAGATTTTCGTTTACcagcagagaaaagaaagcagcgaagttcagagagcgaagtcccagaactatcattaactgatCTCTTCGGCcggcttttggaaagatttcgCAATGGGCAACATCGACGAGAAATacgaccggctcgttgaacaccttaaCGACTGCACGAAGGAGGCTgggagttttaaaaccaccaagagacccCTGTggtcttgaaactcttgagctaatacgccagcgtggagaaGCACGAGCTGCAGACAACCAAacactcacgtccgagctcgcaaggctttgcagagaggcgataaaggaagaccttaaagagagaagagcataAGTATAAGCATAAGCATAAACATaagctggctgaagctgcagaggcggggaaaagcatccgctatgcccgtcgagacttcgccagtcacAAGATGAGGATGAACCTCATTttcggaacccgaagggaacaaccattgcatctaGAAggagaatggagaaaatcatctacgacttctactctgatctcttcgataGCCATGTTCACTTGCctctcaccatctgagggaagatggacatgtcattacAGAGGTTTTCCCGTCCGAAACACggcatgctatcatgtcggtaagaaaagcacccggtcccgacagaataagaccagaacacctgaagaaccctccgccagtactcatcaacaccctggcgaggttctttacacgttacctgttggaatgcaaggttcctaaccagtggaagaccagcaagtccatgttgctgtataaaaagatccacatgacatcggcaactatagTACagtctgcttactgtccgccATCTACAAGCTtcttacaagagtgatccttaataggataaaaaaaagtcttggatgaaggccAGCCATGGAAGCACctagggtttcgaaaaggattcagcacgattgaccacattcacactgtttcgaaactcatcgagatatcacgagagtacaagatccGGTGCCGGTCTGTCCCACTTTCGTCGATTTCAAGAAAGCCTTTGATACAGTTGAGACCGAAGCGGTCACggaggccttggacaaccagggCGTCCCTACTCCATACATGAAAGtacttcgtgagttgtatagtaacttcacgactggaattttgccattctacaagaacatcatcattgacgtgaagaggggggtccgacaggatGATACAacctcacccaaaatattcgcagctaccctcgagaacgcaatacGAAACTTGGAATGGGGCGACATGGAAGTGAAGGTTGGTGGTCgacagctacaccatttgcgctttgctgatgacatcgtactgataacacctagcatcggtcaagcggaacgaatgctgaccgaattcaacgaaacatgtggatgcatcggtcttcagctgaatctccaaagacgatgtttatgcggaacggatgggtctcggatgccccattcacgctcagcggaacgaacatatccgaatgcaccagctacgtttatccgggtcgggaattgaacatgataaACTGGGCAGggggagacgagcggcttggggagcatatAAGAgaatcgaggatgtagtgaagaagaccaggaacacccggctccgtgctcacctcttcaacaccacagtACTTTCTGCTTTAAACTATGCTTCGAAGACCTAgacatttcgcaagcaggaagaaaacgcggtgagcgccattgaacgcgcaattgagggAGTGTCCCGTTTCACGTAAGtgagggattcgaagttctctcctacgtcagcgatcgaaggttagagacgccgccgcgtttgtcaaggaaagtaaaataaggtaggctggacacgtgatgcgctttaacgacaaccgttggaccagagccatgagtgactgggttccccgcgatattaagggcactgcaggaagaccgccCACCCGATGGTTacatttcttcacgaagtccttcgaagaaaattccttcaaagaaagttCATTCAAAGAATCGGGACGAATGGAAGAATTTCtggtgcccgctcgaccagttcgaagatcaacgggagtcaaggtgatcagggTGAATATAAGACAGAAACAAACTTTCCTTATCAGGGCCAACATCCATAAATGCTGGGTGGTCCAGTGGTATAGTGCTCGCCCATCAGCTGGATGGCTATGTTTAAGCACTTCACCGAtacagagttttgcatcattatgaggtattttcgtgacacagagaagaaagaaatggaactagCCAGGGGTAACTTCGTATTGAGCATTAAGATTCCGCAGGAGACAAGCTTCATTCCTTTCATGGCTCGAGCACTGCTTCGGCACTCCTTCATTACAACCAACTAAACATATTGGGTACTCTATTGAAAAGAACATTGATGCACTGGACCAACGCTAGTCGATTCCGCGGGACGATGCATACTGCCGTTTGTATTGCGGCGGTTAGTGATCCCATACAACTGTGTGATTTTTGAATTCAGCGCTTAGAAGCTTGAAGAGCACATTTCTTCTCTGACAATGACGAATTTTGTTATTATCACCCAGAAGTTAACTCTCATGCTGTTACTTAACGAAAAAGAAGACATCTTAAGCCGGTGTTAGCGGTAAAATTGGTACAAAGTAAGCTCAACGAGTTTCTGAACAACACTCAAAGTGAACTTCATAAAAGAAAGCTGTAGCAGTTttgtagagagagattttttctatattccTACAGAGCTTTCCTAGtgtttttgaaacctagttgagaatgATTCTGgatatttcctcaattttccgagttttctcaactagctttagAGAGAGCCAGAAAACCTACAGATATTAgaccttatttttgtttatgctTCATCGAAATATGGTGCTAAGTTTTGTAACCGCACTATCGTAATCTCGCAACGGGATAAAGTgagaaatctcagatttttagCTGCGCGCCGAAATCTGTGTGAATTCGAACAAAGTCCAATTCCAATAACTCGTGTTTCTCAATAATGAAATCGGTTTAAAGCAGCTTGTAGAGGAGGATTTCTGCTATCAGAACTTAttatcgctttttttccacttagTTTTCGtcctctcaaaagctagttttGGAAAAAGCTAAATTTCTTAACATTTTCTCAGTTAactttcaacagaaaaaaccaaaagatcTCTAGAAAAGCCTAGTTGCTAAAATGACAACTAAATAACACCTATATGCGGCGAACAGTGGTCTGAATACAATGTCAGAAAAACCGCTGGTGGAATGCTCTcctcagtattttttttcacttctgcaaaaatctagattccaGCTATGATCGAATTATTCATTGTCTACAATCACTgtcaatgagtaaaattgtgtgtAAGAAGTAGGAAGTAGTGAAAGAAATCCTTCAGATTACGTTCTGCttcttagttgttttttccactttgtgaaaacagaaaaattccgACTGGAATTGAACTATTGTtcgttcgtttcttttttttaaggaaatagTGTAAGAAAGGTTTAAAAATGTCTCACTTTCTGCTTTCTCTGTCGTTCTCAGctgctttttccattttgcagaATTAATAATTTCTGTGGGCATCGAACTGTCTACCGTCTCTTATCACTgtcaaaagaagaattgtgTTGTCGGATACACGCTGAGAGCTTCCTCATCTTCCCAGGttatatgtgcacatatgtacTGACACACTTCTGCCCTCGTAATGAGCTTTCAGTGACGTAATATCTATTATAacactatttattaatatttactatGTCATAttcatttatcattatttcgatttttatCAGGCGTCCAATTTGTTcctttaattctgtttattataactaatttTTGATTCCTTTATGAGCGGCTATactggaaaaaatgagatgagAGGGTCGTTTTCTGGAAGGTCCTCTATGGGACGGAGTTGTTTTCAGAAGGGGTTTCCCTACACGCTTAATCCTGCTAATAGGACCGGTTTAGCAAAGTAGGAGGTAGATGTTCACGATGGAAACTGTAAAGaggcgccgcttcgagcgctgccgtctacgcaactgcaccacgcTTCAGATCGTTCCCACCCGACTACAGAACACAGCGATCACATTCTGAGTTGCAAAGAAATCGGAATTTTCTGGCACGATTCCTGCACGTACACAGAAAAGACATCTGTGAGAAAAGCTGACCTTCTCTTTGTTGCGTCTCAAAAATTACCCCTATTTAAACATTCGTACAAAATCACAGCAAAACCTTGATAAAGGAAAGTAGATCCATCGTCATAAACCTAATTTATAAACTCTTGAGTTGAACAACTGCTGGGCGATACCTCATTACCGTAAGCCGAGTGTAATGAATTTGACGCGAAAATTCTAGTTGtctaaaaacaacaacgagaCGTTTGTCGAAGTTGTCCCTCTATTTTTGCTTTGAACCACTCTGAAAAGGTTAGTTCGTCATGTCATTTACAtggaaattgatttttttcctgtcgaGGCCAGAGCACATTTTGTGTTCGTCACGCGTGTACCCTTGGATGGTAATACATGAATTTATAAGTTCAGCTAGGACCGGATGAAGAAGTGCTGTAGGTGCAAAGCGACCGCTCTGGCTATTGCCACTCCTATGCGAATTGATGAGAGAACCGTCGAGATGTATCGGCGACATTACGAGGAATCGAGGTCCAGCCACCAACCAGGTGGGTTACATTTCTTTCACTGGAAACAGATCGAGGGCACATCATTCATAGAGCAGTACATCTAAGCGAAGTGGAAGTGTTACTTGGTATTCTTCCGTAAGGA
The Necator americanus strain Aroian chromosome I, whole genome shotgun sequence genome window above contains:
- a CDS encoding hypothetical protein (NECATOR_CHRI.G1981.T1), which produces MNRPCGYVTDIDETEPCSPIPASVTLAAAEMNEAVISPVVRVQDPVPVCPTFVDFKKAFDTVETEAVTEALDNQGVPTPYMKVLRELYSNFTTGILPFYKNIIIDVKRGVRQDDTTSPKIFAATLENAIRNLEWGDMEVKVGGRQLHHLRFADDIVLITPSIGQAERMLTEFNETCGCIGLQLNLQRRCLCGTDGSRMPHSRSAERTYPNAPATFIRVGN
- a CDS encoding hypothetical protein (NECATOR_CHRI.G1982.T1); this translates as MKVLRELYSNFTTGILPFYKNIIIDVKRGVRQDDTTSPKIFAATLENAIRNLEWGDMEVKVGGRQLHHLRFADDIVLITPSIGQAERMLTEFNETCGCIGLQLNLQRRCLCGTDGSRMPHSRSAERTYPNAPATFIRVGN